Genomic DNA from Rhodothermales bacterium:
GCCATCAAGGCCAAGTTTCCGGACAATCCGCAGAAGCAGCAGGAGGCCATGATGAAGATGTACAAGGAGACGGGAGTCAACCCGCTCGGTGGCTGTCTTCCCATGCTCCTTCAGTATCCCATCATCATTGCGCTCTGGCAGTTCCTCCCGCAGGCCATTGAGATCCGTCAGGAGGGTTTCTTGTGGGCAGCTGACCTTTCGGCTCCGGACGTCATCCTCCAGCTCCCGTTCTCGATTCCGCTGTACGGCGATTTCGTGGCCGGTTTCACCGTGCTGATGGGCCTCTCCATGGTGGTGCAGATGCGTTTGCAGGGCAACCTGTCGGCAAACCCGCAGACGAAGATGCTCACCTACATCTTCCCGGTGATGATCTTTGTGATCTTCAACCGCCTGGCGGCCGGCCTGAACCTGTACTATCTCTGCTACAACGTGCTGTCAGCCGCGCAGCAGCAGGTGATCAATCGGAGCCTGCACAACCACCCCGAGCAGCTTGAGCCGAAGAAGCCGGTGAAGAAGAAGGGCGGGAACGCCAAGCGGCGGAAGCGGAGGTGACCGGTGGAGCCGACGATCGCCGCGATCGCTACAGCTCGCGGTGAAGCCGCGCTGGCCATTGTCCGTGTTTCCGGACCGGAGGCCATAGCCATCGTAGACTCTGTATTCGCCGGACCCCGGTCCGGTCTGAGGGGGGCGCCGAGCCACACCGCCTGGTTTGGACGTGTGAGGGATGGAGATGGACGGGTCCTGGATCAGGTTGTGGCTACCCTGTTTCGTGCGCCGCGTTCGTCAACAGGCGAGGATGTCGTGGAGCTTACGTGTCACGGAGGACACCAGGCACCCGACTCCGTGCTCGAGGCACTGCTGAAGGCCGGAGCTGCGCCAGCCGCCCCGGGAGAGTTCACCAAACGGGGCTTCCTCAACGGAAAGCTGGATCTGGAGCAGGCGGAAGCGGTGATCGATTTGATCCATTCGAGGTCACGCGCCGCGCAGCGCGTCGCGCTCCGGCAGCTCCAGGGCCGACTCAAGGAGCGGTTGTCCGGCATGCGGGCGGACTTGCTCAGGCTATGCGGCCTGGTCGAGTTGGAACTGGACTTCGGGGAGGAAGATGTCGAATTCGCCGACCGGCCCGAGATTGCCGAGTTGCTGAATGGTCTGGCCTCCACACTGGACGAGCTGCTCTCGAGTGCTCGCTTTGTTCCGCAGTGGCGAGACGGCATCCGTGTCGTGATTGCGGGGCGGCCAAATGCAGGTAAATCGACCCTCCTCAACGCCCTGCTGGGGCAGGAACGGGTGATTGTGAGCGACACGCCCGGCACCACAAGGGATTTTGTTGAGGCGGAGGTGACGCTCGATGGACTCTTGCTCCGGGTCACAGATACGGCTGGACTCAGGGAGACGCAGGATTCCATAGAAATGGAAGGCGTACGTCGCGCAGATGACCGAATCCGGGAGGCGGACGTGCTGATCTACCTGTATGACGCGCAGGTCGGACTCTCCGAGCCGGAAGCAGCCTACCTGGCAGAGTTGGACAAGGCGAGACCAGCCATGAGCCGGGTTGTTGTGGCCAACAAGGCGGATCTGGTCGCCGGATCAGGACGCACTGCCCATCTACGGCTCAGTGCATCGGCCGCCACGCGCCGTCCAGAAGCGCTCGATCCACTTCTGGAGGCGCTACGGGATGCCCTCCCGGAAGAGCTTCGCGACTACGAGTCGGCGGAGGGCATGATCAACCAGCGTCACATGAGCCACCTCCGGGAGGCCAAGCGGGCGACGGCCTCCGCACGCTCTGTCCTGGAGGCCGGCCTGGGAGGAGAATTGCTCTCGCTGGAACTCCGCGCTGCCCTGCAGGCGTTGGGAAGCATTACGGGAGAGGTAACGAACGAAGACATCCTCGGAGAGATCTTCAGTCGATTCTGTATCGGGAAATGAGCGACTACGATGTCATAGTAGTTGGGGGCGGGCATGCAGGGGCGGAGGCGGCTCATGCCGCTGCGCGCATGGGCGCTCGCACGCTGCTGATCTCAATGAACCTGGATGTCGTTGGCAAGATGTCCTGCAATCCGGCCATTGGCGGGATCGGAAAGGGCCAGATTGCCCGCGAAATCGATGCGCTGGGCGGCCTCATGGGGCTGGCAACCGACGCTTCCGGGATTCAGTTTCGCATGTTGAACCGGCGCAAGGGCCCGGCCATGTGGAGTCCTCGCGCCCAGTGCGACCGCATGCGCTACGCCGCGGCGGTCCGAGCGATGCTCGATAGCACGCCCAATCTCTATATGCGCTCCGACATGGTAACCGGGCTCCTGGTGGAGGATGGAAGTATCCGGGGTGTGCGAACCCAGTTGGAGACAGAATTCACTGCGAGGGCGGTCGTGCTGACCAGCGGAACGTTTCTGAACGGCATCGTGCATGTCGGCGAACGGCAGTTCGGAGGTGGCCGCATTGGCGAGCGCTCGGCGCGTGGTCTTACTGGTGCATTGCATGCGTTGGGGTTTGAGTCCGGCCGCCTGAAGACCGGCACCCCTCCACGACTGGATGGGAGATCGATAGACTATGCTTCGATGGAAGAGCAGCAGGGCGACTCAGACGCGAGCCCCTTCTCCTACCTCACCGAAGAGGTCCCTCAGAGCCAGATCAGCTGC
This window encodes:
- the mnmE gene encoding tRNA uridine-5-carboxymethylaminomethyl(34) synthesis GTPase MnmE; translation: MEPTIAAIATARGEAALAIVRVSGPEAIAIVDSVFAGPRSGLRGAPSHTAWFGRVRDGDGRVLDQVVATLFRAPRSSTGEDVVELTCHGGHQAPDSVLEALLKAGAAPAAPGEFTKRGFLNGKLDLEQAEAVIDLIHSRSRAAQRVALRQLQGRLKERLSGMRADLLRLCGLVELELDFGEEDVEFADRPEIAELLNGLASTLDELLSSARFVPQWRDGIRVVIAGRPNAGKSTLLNALLGQERVIVSDTPGTTRDFVEAEVTLDGLLLRVTDTAGLRETQDSIEMEGVRRADDRIREADVLIYLYDAQVGLSEPEAAYLAELDKARPAMSRVVVANKADLVAGSGRTAHLRLSASAATRRPEALDPLLEALRDALPEELRDYESAEGMINQRHMSHLREAKRATASARSVLEAGLGGELLSLELRAALQALGSITGEVTNEDILGEIFSRFCIGK